The Danio rerio strain Tuebingen ecotype United States chromosome 10, GRCz12tu, whole genome shotgun sequence genome contains a region encoding:
- the h2ax1 gene encoding H2A.X variant histone family member 1 encodes MSGRGKTGGKARAKAKSRSSRAGLQFPVGRVHRLLRKGNYAERVGAGAPVYLAAVLEYLTAEILELAGNAARDNKKTRIIPRHLQLAVRNDEELNKLLGGVTIAQGGVLPNIQAVLLPKKTEKPAKSK; translated from the coding sequence ATGTCTGGAAGAGGTAAAACCGGAGGAAAGGCCCGCGCGAAGGCCAAATCTCGTTCATCCAGAGCTGGACTTCAGTTTCCAGTCGGACGTGTACACAGATTGCTACGCAAGGGAAATTACGCCGAGCGCGTAGGCGCAGGAGCCCCCGTGTATTTGGCCGCTGTCCTGGAGTACCTGACGGCTGAGATCCTCGAGCTGGCCGGGAACGCAGCCCGGGACAACAAGAAAACAAGAATTATCCCCCGGCACCTACAGCTGGCTGTCCGAAACGACGAGGAGCTCAACAAGCTTTTAGGCGGCGTTACCATCGCCCAGGGCGGAGTGCTCCCAAACATCCAGGCAGTGCTGCTGCCCAAGAAAACCGAGAAGCCAGCCAAGAGCAAGTAA
- the hist2h2l gene encoding histone H2B 3, which yields MPEPAKSAPAPKKGSKKAVTKTQKKGDKKRRKTRKESYAIYVYKVLKQVHPDTGISSKAMGIMNSFVNDIFERIAGEASRLAHYNKRSTITSREIQTAVRLLLPGELAKHAVSEGTKAVTKYTSSK from the coding sequence ATGCCCGAACCTGCGAAGTCAGCGCCCGCTCCCAAAAAAGGCTCTAAAAAAGCTGTCACCAAGACCCAGAAGAAGGGGGATAAGAAAAGGCGTAAGACCAGGAAAGAGAGTTACGCCATTTACGTGTACAAAGTACTAAAACAAGTCCACCCGGACACTGGCATCTCCTCAAAGGCGATGGGCATTATGAACTCATTTGTAAACGACATCTTCGAGCGCATCGCCGGAGAAGCGTCGCGCCTGGCGCATTACAACAAGCGCTCCACTATCACATCCCGGGAGATCCAGACGGCCGTGCGCCTGCTCCTGCCCGGAGAACTGGCCAAACACGCTGTGTCTGAGGGCACAAAGGCCGTGACCAAATACACCAGCTCCAAGTGA